Genomic window (Microcoleus sp. FACHB-672):
TGTATCCGCTCAAAGGCACCTCCCAAGGCTAAAATAGCTTGAGGCTCTGGAACTTGATTGAGAGTAATCGCCAATCGAACGGGAATAAAACTAATGAGTGCGATCAAAAAACCTATTATTAAAAAGACTATAATCTTCTTAAACCTATTTTCCAAATAAGTTTTAGGCTTTTTTTTGTAACGACTCATTGGCTTCTTTGCTGTGATAAACCATAGATTGCCGGCATCTTACGCGCTGGAACGATGGTAACCAATTTAGACTAGCTAGCGTAAGTCAAGCATTCGTTAATATTTGTAGCACAGTAGGGATTGATCATCGGCACTCACGCTCAGAAATTGCCCATCACTCGTAAAAGAAGTAAGGGTTAATATTTGTTTAGGAGTTCTTGGGATTAAACTCTCAGCCTATCATGAGATTCCCACTGACCTGTATAGCCAGCCGATGCGAGTCGAGAGTAAAACGAACTGCCAAATTGGTACAGGAGCCGGCGCAGTCCTGTTGTTACGAGACTGATTGGCAAGTAGTCATTCCATTGCTGTCCAATTTCAGGAGTTGTCAAGGGAAGTTTAGGCATTGCCATAAATAGTAGTGCCAACGCCGGCTCGTTTCCCTCTAAACGGTGGAACATAAAGCAATCCTCATTCCGGCTAAAAAATAATTTCCCTTTGCCAGAGTCGAGATAAAAGGAACCATCCACAGCCATCCTGACTGTGGCAACAATCTGGCCGATCACTCGATTCTTTTCCATCATCGTAAAATGCAGTTGGGTTTCAAGGGGAAATGTGAACACCTGCACCAAGGAAGCAGCAGAAGCAACAGGTTCAAGTGCGTTTCCTTCCACCGGCACACTTTCAGCCTGAAATTCCCCATCCACATTGAGATTAGCAAAACTGAACGGAACCGTTGCTGCACCCAATTCAGGCGTGAGTTGTACCTGAACGTGAATGTGCGGTTGAGGAGAATAGCTAGAATTACCGCAACGTCCGAGTAAAGCACCGCGCTCGATGCGATCACCCAAATTCACTACAATGCTATTTTGAGCGAAATGGGAAATTTCGACATAAAAACCGCGCTCGTCGTAAAGCACAACGCAGTTGCCCCAGTTATTATCTTGATCGACGCTGCCGGTTGCACAGTCCGCTAAATCTTTCACCACTCGAACAACCCAGCCCCGAACCGGCGACAGAACCGGCTTTTGAAACGCATAATAATCTTTCAATTCCAAGCCACTGCCGCGATACGTGCAACCGTTCTCATCTTGAATTAAAAAATCAGGCGTTGCTGAAAGTGTAAGGAACTAAGCTGGCAGGGGAACCGTTCGGTACTTTAAGTAATGAAGCAGTAACCGAAGTGAACACTTCAGCATCTCGACAGACTTGGAATAGCACAGGGTCTTGCGGTGCAATCGTGCTAAGTAGTGCTGTAGACGGGTGTTCTCGCTTTCCACGCGGGTCATATAGGTTTTGCTGATCATCTGGTCACCCGCATCGAAGAACATTGGGTAAACCTTCCAGCCATCAGTGACATAGAAGAAACACTGCCAGCACTTGACAATCAACCACAACGACTCGAAGGTTGCCGCACTGCGATCACCGATTACCCATGCCAAAATACCTGCTTGAAAGTGATTGACTGCAGTCCAAATCCAAATCTTGTTGCGCTTGTTGCCCACAAAGGTTTGCAGTTCATCCAAGTCGCTTACTTCTGGGATTTCTTCAGCTTCGGGGGCATCACTGAGTTGGTGTCCTGCCTCTCGAATCCAGTGCATGACAGTGGTGTGATGAATCTCGGTGACTCGTTCGATGCCGCGCAACCCCATGCCATTGAGATACATTTTGATGCACAGTTGCTTGACATCGTCGGAGTAAGCCCACCGACGGTAGGACTCAAGGAATTGACGAGAACACTGCTTGCACTTGTAGCATTGTCTGCCACGACGATGCCCGTTTTTAGCGGTTTGAGTGGAGTGACATTGAGGACATTTCATGACTTTATTGTACTCAACCTAGCATTACTCTTTCAGCAACGCCAAAAATCATAGGCGTAGCGCCACAAACCCTGATGTGTCCATTGCCCGTCAAACCCCTGCCATACAGTCCAGCAGCCGGCAAACGTTCTGCCACTGCCCTGATACCGCAATCTTCGCCGTGAGTTCGGAGTCTAGGGTCATTTCTGGCGAAGACTGGGGAAATCTCGCCAACAAGCGATAGCCGGCCAACCCCAACACGTAAAGCAGCAACAAAGTCACCAAATTGTAAGGCAGCGCGTGCACCGGCAGCGCCACCGCCGCCCAGAATACACTCGCGGCTTCCCCCAAAACAGCCGCCAGCGCAACACCAAGGGCAGCTAATGCGTAACTGCTGGGAGAAGGCAGCAAATAAAATCCACCTAGTGCTAATACCACCAAAATAAAATTTAAGGCAGATGGATCGTAGTAAACATAGGCAAAGGTGCCGGTTAGTGTTGCCCGAATAAAGGTTCCTAACGCATAGCCAGAGACCGCCAGCAAAAACTGAATTCGCGAATTTCGTAACAGTAGCAACGCCACCGCCGTCCCCACCCAGACATTCGGCAAGAAAAAAATCAGCCCGAGTGTCCGCAGAAAGCCTTCAAAAGGCAACGGCAAGCCGACAGAATATGCGTAAGCTGGCACAATTGCCGGTTGTAAGCCGGCATAACGAAACGCCGCTAAATGCACAATCCAACTCACGGCAATAAACGGCAAACTTAACACCGGCAAAAACAAAAATGTATGC
Coding sequences:
- a CDS encoding M23 family metallopeptidase; translation: MKDYYAFQKPVLSPVRGWVVRVVKDLADCATGSVDQDNNWGNCVVLYDERGFYVEISHFAQNSIVVNLGDRIERGALLGRCGNSSYSPQPHIHVQVQLTPELGAATVPFSFANLNVDGEFQAESVPVEGNALEPVASAASLVQVFTFPLETQLHFTMMEKNRVIGQIVATVRMAVDGSFYLDSGKGKLFFSRNEDCFMFHRLEGNEPALALLFMAMPKLPLTTPEIGQQWNDYLPISLVTTGLRRLLYQFGSSFYSRLASAGYTGQWESHDRLRV
- a CDS encoding urea transporter; translation: MGGLHSRSILGRLKLPAQKQPNSQAGKIQNSKSKIQNQRTSPLQVLPRPWQQFLRHLSAAVCAATAEILFLRGVQTGALLLAAMLLQPGVLLMGLMGVLAAVAFAKMAQLKQSYLDRAPFLFNPFLAGLSVGYLFQPAVASLFLAAAAGVMAFILTWALSHILHTFLFLPVLSLPFIAVSWIVHLAAFRYAGLQPAIVPAYAYSVGLPLPFEGFLRTLGLIFFLPNVWVGTAVALLLLRNSRIQFLLAVSGYALGTFIRATLTGTFAYVYYDPSALNFILVVLALGGFYLLPSPSSYALAALGVALAAVLGEAASVFWAAVALPVHALPYNLVTLLLLYVLGLAGYRLLARFPQSSPEMTLDSELTAKIAVSGQWQNVCRLLDCMAGV
- a CDS encoding IS1 family transposase, with the protein product MKCPQCHSTQTAKNGHRRGRQCYKCKQCSRQFLESYRRWAYSDDVKQLCIKMYLNGMGLRGIERVTEIHHTTVMHWIREAGHQLSDAPEAEEIPEVSDLDELQTFVGNKRNKIWIWTAVNHFQAGILAWVIGDRSAATFESLWLIVKCWQCFFYVTDGWKVYPMFFDAGDQMISKTYMTRVESENTRLQHYLARLHRKTLCYSKSVEMLKCSLRLLLHYLKYRTVPLPA